AACCTGGAATTCAGGAGGGAAGTTATAGGGATAGAGATAACTGAGTCTGTGGGAGCGGATAAGCTCATCAAGCAAAAGAAAGGATCCAGGAACACTTGAGGGATACTCTCATATAGGGGGCAGGAGATAAATGATCCAACAAGAGATCGAAGAGGAGTCAGAAGGATAAATTTTCATTGTACTGAGAACACACAGGTGAAGGGGTTCTATCATGGCAGATTAGCTACTTCTTTGCAACCTACAGTCTTAAAAGAATTGCCCAGAACAAtgtaaggttaaatgacttgctgtgggtcacagagctagtatatGTCAgtggcaggatttaaattcaggttttcctggttcCAAAACTGGACCTTTATCCACTAAGCTATAGCTGCCTCTCTTTGAAGGAAGGGGGTGATCCTATGAAAGGAGAGTTCCTGTCAGGGACAAATTGAGTGTCatgtgaaaaattaaaaagaagaaaaaaagtttgacATGCTcatagaacaggggtcagcaacgtatggctctttctgcaggagccataaagtcaatttttttttttcaggcactgttacaggagcagcactgtgagcactgtacagctctcatgaaattacattttaaaaaatgtggtgtttatggctctcacggccaaaaaggttgctgacccctggcctagagTATATGAGGATGAGTAGTCATACTAGAAAGATTGGGaccaggttgtgaaaggctttcaATGCCAAACTGAATAGTTTATACTTGATCCTAGATGAGAGCAAGAGCAAAGTTGAAGACAGGGTGATTGAGactgaaaataataaaagcacgAAGAGATTGAGACAATGAAAAATGAGATGAAAGATGAGAAATCTGTAGATGTGATTGaagataactgacatttatagaaGTTAGCATTTATATGCCATTTAAAGATTTACATAGCGCCTTACAATATTATTTTACCctaataatcctgggaggtagatgttattattgttctcattttataaacgaggaaagtgaggcacagaggtttaagtgacttgctcagaagcACAGAGCTAGTTATctggagtcaaatttgaatttgggtctttggCTTCTAGGTGTAGCATTCTATATGTTATGCTACCTACGTTCCTCTAGAACCTGTTAAGGCTTGTGCTGTGCTTGAAAAGCCTTTAAGAATTTCAGGGTCATTCTCCACATCACAGTGGGGCTTTGATGTAGGACTTTTGTGGAGGTTAACTTAGCCATGGATTTCTAATATCCATGTCAGGACAGCCACTTTTATCTATAAATACTAATTTTCAAATAAACTAGCTTACACCCAGTCTATTTCTCAAATAAAAAGTAAACAGTTAGAAAATTATCATTGTCTCATCATTACAACCTAGAAAAATTTTCTCAAAGCAAATAGATAAGATTGTATACTAGGATTCAAAAATTCTGCTTTAAAAGTTATAACTATCATGTCTGTATGATTTTCTACTGATGGTACATAAACAAACCAGTCCTTTGTTATGCATATGTGACTCCAATATACCTGAGAAATTGGCTTAACCAAATTTGGTAATGGGCATACAAATTAATAATGGCTCTCTGCGTTAATCAGCAATATGACAACTGCAATGACGTCAATTTACTATCTTTGAACCTCAATTAAGTGGACCTACTAATCTTGCTTTAAGTCTTCACAAAAATTTAACAGAGAAGAActagagtatttaaaaaaaacaacccttattaAGATATATTGCTTTGTACTTGAGGGTTGGTTGTAGTTAGTTGgatctgttaaaaaaaagtgctttaaaCTTTGTTTTGCCCCTATGTTTGCAACTCTGAACACCATTCTCAGCCCTTTGGGTAACATCTCAATATTCCAGCTTGACTTTGGGTCTCTTATTTGGTAATTTATCTTCATTCCTTGAGATGAATTTGAGTTCAACACAGTTTTATGATTAGGACTCATGGCAATAGCAGACAGTACTGATTAAACTGTTCTTAGGTTTCATTAATGGCGTGATGTGGGTTAAGAAATTTCCCAAGTGAAGATGCACTGTTTGTCCCTTCCAGGAGATATCTTTttccatgtgtatatatatatatatatatattccaattcACTGGCAATATTCTGATGAAGACATACAGAAAATAGATTTAAACAAGTCATTATCTAAAATACAATagtttaaaatcctttttattcATAAATGTCAAAATTgaaaaatagataacaaaacttgGTAAATGAACCATGAACTGTACTATACAGGGGGTCTTAAAACTACTTTAAGATGTTTGGAAATAACCTGGATTTATTTGAAATGTGataatagaaaaatatagaatCAAATTTGGAGCTCACAGAAAGAGCCTTCCCAATTTTttaatccatatatatatatgtacatatatatatatatatacacacacacacacatatatatatgattattacAACTCTTTAAGTTCTTGATGAGTTAGCATGATATACCCATGAGCTAATTTTTGCTACGTAATTAAGACAAATTAGTTTCCCAAAGACATTTGCAGCTCTAGGGTTTGGCAATGGTTTCTTACTTAAGGCAGGAATCCAAGTGTTCATTAATGTGAGCCTCTAAAACTTGAGTCTGGCAAACAGGGCAGCTCACCCCTTTTTTGTGACTAATTAAATTGTTAGAATTCTGAGATGAGGTGACAGGGAATGAATTGCAGTTTGTGCCATTACCACTTGTACATATgctattaatttgttcttttttgataaaaaaattggcaaaagcagttttgttttcaattttgggTCTCTTATTTGGTAATTTATCTTCAGAGCTGTTAATTCTCTGGGATGAATTTGATTTTAACTCAGTTTTATGATTAGGTCTTATGGTAACCAATGAGCTGTTTGGATTGAGCAGTTCTTGGGTTTTGTTAATGGTGTGATGTGAGTTGATTCGTTTCCCAAGTGAGGATGTACTGCTTGTTCCTCCCAGGAGATAGCCTTTTCCACTGAAGGGACTCAACAGCTGGCTCCCTCCTTCCTTTGGTTTACCTGCAAAAGATGGCCATTAATTATAagatttttccattcattcaaaaCCAGGAACAACTTTAAGCCAATTCACCTTAGCTAGTGGGAACTTCAAAACATAGAGGTTGTATCTGAGGATGGAGGGGAGCTATACTGTATGTATGTCCATATGTAATATATCTGTATCCTATACATTTGCAAAAATATCCTTTATGTATTCTACCTAAGCACTTTTATAACAGCAAACCTTCAACTAGAAAGTGACTTCCAAAGCAAAAATTCTTCCTCCATCCTGAGTGAGAAAGGTACTAATCAGAAGAGAGTGACGGGGCAACTGgatagcatagtggattgagagccaggcctagagacaggaggtcctaggttcaaatctggcctcagacacttcccagctgtgtgaccctgggcaagtcacttgcccccattgcccacccttaccactcttccacctaagagccaatacacagaaattaagggtttaaaaaaaaaaaaaaaagaagagagtgacACCTCCATTCAGCAGGAAGCAGTTTGATGAGCAAAACTGTTGCCCATATTCCCTCTTGGACTCATGGCCCCTCTCCAAAATCTCCCCTGCCATCTTCTTcccccattttttctttattatatacaTCAAAAGATGGGAATGATAAGACTGTGGAACCAAGACCTCCTTTCTCCCCCAACGCCTACCAAACTACCAGGCACCCCCAGCCCAGCTCCTGCCCAAACAGAAACTGCCCCAGCAAAACCTGGCAGGATAGCAAAATTGTGTCTGTTCCTTAGCTTGGCCTGCATGACTGATAATCAGCCtgagaacccccccccccacccccagagaccaAGGTTCCCCACTATCTCAGGGTAATCCAATTGGCTGAACCAAGTGGCTTACTTTGGCCAATAGAGGCAATTCAGGTTACCTCATCCTTGATAGCCATCCTATAAGAAGCTAAACCCATTTCCACTCAGGTGGAGACTTGGCAGCCATCTTTACTGGTGCTAATTTCCCCACCTCCCCGGACTCCACAGCCACCTCTACTGGCACCGGGACCCCTACCCACACCCCTCCTTGCCTCCAATTAAGCCTTGCTATACCACCTTACTCTGGTCTCATTTGTCTCAGGGTTGGGCCCCTGTCAGTCAGAtggacaattttcatttttgtactaaAATTAAGCTAAAAGCTATCTGAATATACCACTTAATATGAAAATACTGCCTTTACATCATAGAGGCAGGTGGCACTATGGAGTGTTAGATTTAGAATCAGGccaaaattcaaattctgcctcagagcctcagtttcaaaatggggatagcacctactttatagggttgtgaggatcaaatgagacaacatatatagttttgtaaaccttaaagtgctgtataaatgctagttattattatgcCAAGAAAAAATAAGTAGAAGAATGTTAGTCAGGGTACCtttatctttactttctgtccccAAGCTTGGATGCTTTCCTAGATTTGTTGTCTTCTTGCCTGCTTTTGAATAGCCCTCTGGTTCTTTGACCTTTATATATGTGCCTCCACAAGTCCTCTGATGCTCAGACCACCAATAATCTTTGGCTGATGGGGCTCTGTTCATTGCCCGTTTCACATAACCATAGTAGGGTTTTCTGTGCTGGCAGGGCCCATTGCAACGCCACCAGTGTTGACGATATAAATCCACCTCATTATGAAAACTGTGGTATatctgaattaaaagaaaaatttttagcatttattcaTCACATTCATGGACAACCTTGCTTTGCTTTATAAACTATATTAGAATCTAGAAGGCAGCATAGTAGAGATAAGGGAAAGAGCCAGAAAACTCAGGCTTCCTTTGTAGCACTGCCATTCCTATAGCCCATGGTGTTAGTCTGACAGAATTTCTCCCTTTCTGAGCATCTAtttgctcacatgtaaaataagAAAAGCTAAACTAAATTACATGGAAGGTACTTTCAACTATAAAATTCTAAGACTCCTATTTCACCTTCTAGTTTTCCCTGAGCTTCAGAAGGGTTCTAATTTTATGCAAAAAGCATGAGGGTTCAACTTCAATTAAAAGATGAATCTTAAGCATAAACAGAGGAAATTTATCCTTTTTGATCTGAATAAATTTAAGGAAATGTGAAGTCTGAATTATTCAATTCACCAACAAATTCAGCAAACATGTATGATGAGGGCAGCTAAGCAGCACATGGGTCTTGGAATTGGGAGgagatgggttcaaatatagcctcagacacttcctaactgtgtcatcctgggcaactCAACTCTAATTACTTAGCCCTTGccgctcctctgtcttagaattaatagtaagacagaatgtaagggtttggGGGATATATATATCTCACAGTCTGAAATGTAATACTAACATTTAAGTTATATTGCTTTTAGCAATATAATGGAAATATCTAAGGTAAGAAAGATCATGTACTACCAAAATAAGTAAGGTAGACATAACACTAAACTGTTCTGGGGTagataggtagcacaatggataaattACCAGgccaaaatcaggaagacctgggttcaaatctgacctcagacacttcctagctgtgtgcccctaagcaagtcacttaatcccaaatgcctagcccttgctgctcttgtCTGAAGACAAGAaggtagaaattttaaaaacaaaagactaaATTGGATGATATATTATCAGAGGTGAAAATATTATTCTAACAAAAAGTTCTGAAGAACTAAATGCTTTGATGAAGAAATCATTGTAGCACACGATTTTCCAAATTAGTAAATgttctttctgcctctttccatgggacaaaagagcagcaagagtGGAAGAAAATGTGTCTAATGGTTTATTGTTTTGCTTAGGATAATCCTATTTCTTGGTCACTGATCAGCTACTAGTAGGGGGGAAAAGCACCAATCTCAATTCCTGTTCCTTTACTCTGCCCTGCCTCAAACACCACAATCATTCATCCTCTCAAAGCAAATTTTATTTACTCAGCAAGtattaatttaattcattctGTACCACATGGTGGGATTTGGGTAGAAGAAAGCACCAAGAGCCAAGTAGGGGAGGGCTCAGGACTTCTCCCCCATTTAGTACCATGCTCAGTGGATCATAGGATTGGACATTTACTActagaaggaagtagaaaaggtTGGGAGATAAAACAGCAGCAGTGGTAACATTGTACTTGCTTTGAAGCTCTTCCTATATTATATTCATGAAGTGTGAgtgttgtgtatgtgtgttttcatGGATATCTGGCTCAGTCAGATCTGATCAGCTGAATCCCTCCAGAGTTTATTCTAGGGCAGAATAAGCAATGACTACAGCAGTAAAATTAGACCAGCCTAACTTATGTAAATCATGGCAGAGCTGAGTTTACCTCTAGTTCCTATTTCCTAAAGAGTACCTGAAACAGAGCACACTGCAATTagacaggtttaaaaaaagtttcaacaTAAACAACTTTTTCTGATTACAGTTAAGACAGCTGAGTGCACAGAGGCTAAATAACTTGGAGTGTGTTATTCTCGGTCATGTGTCCTTATTGCCCTTGAAGTAAAAAAACAcaataatgatgaaaatatttcCATTCACTTTTGACCTGAAATTTTGTATTGTTATGTATTAGTATATAACAGAATACAATCAATACAAACATATGTATTTATTCCATGACGAAAATTGTGTGAAGTAGTATAAATGGCATTCATCTAATAATGGAAGACAGAAGTCCAGGAACAAATTTCTAGCTCTACCATTGATTCATCTGTATGGTCTTGAACAAATCACAACTTCTTTATGTCTCAATTTTCTGGTTTGTAAAGAGAAGATAACATACCTCTTCCTAGCCCCTCAAATTTTAGTACAATTAATGAGATGCCTAAAGAAATCAATACAAAATTTCCTAAGTATGGTATACTTACTGTTATATTGGCTCCAGTCAGGCGATTGATGCGATGCATATGTTTACAAAACTCTGGGCCATGACTTTCCCGGTCTTTGTCATTATTAGTGACAAATAGATATGCATGTATCATTTCATGTAATAGTGtctaaaaaaggataaaagaaaaccaatttatCATTACTTTTATGAGATGGAGAAAAATTAAACTAAGGTGAGGTTTATgctttaagtttttttctttttaaagggagagaaggaaagtgataatcagaagaaagaaaaaaaatttacaaaagcCCTACCACTACTATATCACTAAGTGTATTTAATCAATATTCAAATGGATCTCTAAAGTGCTGGaggccttccttccttctgacaTTGTAAGCATACCAGTCAAGTACTCTAGCCATACATGACTGgcccatcttctctttctgtcataTAATTCTTTGATGACACCTTTTACTCCTGTTCTTTTCTGGAATTCTCGACTGGTCATATGTTGCAGCCTGCTCACACCCACCAAGCCCCTTTCCATTGTCctttaagtaatatttatttttagttcttttgagCCAATGGTATCCCACATCTCACTGCCACACTCCAACACCAATAAGATATTTTGTATTGAAAAGGTGGGCTTTTGCTtttatggaaagtgctttgcaatttccCCAAAGCAATCCCAGCtcattctcctctctccttccaactctgggtccatttttttttccatctatatACTGTCTATCCTAGATGGAAATATAATTGGACAAGCACTATTGTATCATTCAGATACGTGTTGAAATCTGGGCAATAGATATTTCTCACTTATTTGGTTCTTCCTGCAGGGATGGATAAACCAAAATCCTTTTGAGAAATTATAGATCTCTTCAAAGAGGTAGCTCTGATTATGTCTTGGAGTTTGATACGATCATAACAATTTTACCTACAAGCAGGGACGTCTGGAAGACTTCACCAG
The window above is part of the Gracilinanus agilis isolate LMUSP501 chromosome 4, AgileGrace, whole genome shotgun sequence genome. Proteins encoded here:
- the SPRTN gene encoding DNA-dependent metalloprotease SPRTN isoform X2, with translation MEEDFVLALKLQEEWNTEVPTFVAPPREPKSLVDESWELVDPNPDPRALFVQFNKLYFWGRLEAVEVKWSFRMTLCAGVCRYEGKGGMCSICLSEPLLKLRPRKDLIETLLHEMIHAYLFVTNNDKDRESHGPEFCKHMHRINRLTGANITIYHSFHNEVDLYRQHWWRCNGPCQHRKPYYGYVKRAMNRAPSAKDYWWSEHQRTCGGTYIKVKEPEGYSKAGKKTTNLGKHPSLGTESKDKGGSQLLSPFSGKGYLLGGTSSTSSLGKRINSHHTINKTQELLNPNSSLVTIRPNHKTELKSNSSQRINSSEDKLPNKRPKIENKTAFANFFIKKEQINSICTSGNGTNCNSFPVTSSQNSNNLISHKKGVSCPVCQTQVLEAHINEHLDSCLK
- the SPRTN gene encoding DNA-dependent metalloprotease SPRTN isoform X1; this translates as MEEDFVLALKLQEEWNTEVPTFVAPPREPKSLVDESWELVDPNPDPRALFVQFNKLYFWGRLEAVEVKWSFRMTLCAGVCRYEGKGGMCSICLSEPLLKLRPRKDLIETLLHEMIHAYLFVTNNDKDRESHGPEFCKHMHRINRLTGANITIYHSFHNEVDLYRQHWWRCNGPCQHRKPYYGYVKRAMNRAPSAKDYWWSEHQRTCGGTYIKVKEPEGYSKAGKKTTNLGKHPSLGTESKDKGKPKEGGSQLLSPFSGKGYLLGGTSSTSSLGKRINSHHTINKTQELLNPNSSLVTIRPNHKTELKSNSSQRINSSEDKLPNKRPKIENKTAFANFFIKKEQINSICTSGNGTNCNSFPVTSSQNSNNLISHKKGVSCPVCQTQVLEAHINEHLDSCLK